The following are encoded in a window of Centroberyx gerrardi isolate f3 chromosome 1, fCenGer3.hap1.cur.20231027, whole genome shotgun sequence genomic DNA:
- the caprin1a gene encoding caprin-1a isoform X1, whose product MPSAMVGNNAVQSASPELGTGNQSEAMKQILGVMDKKVRNMEKKKSKLDDYQARKNNGERLNQDQLEALSKFQEIMNNLEFARELQKSFLALGQEVQKAVKKSARREQLQREEMEQRRLKTVLELQFLLDRLGDDNVRQDLKRPDATGSPLLSDADLTTLDEFYKLVGPDRNYDVRLTDQYEEASLHLWELLEGRDKAVAGTTYKALKDTLDKVLLSGYFDRAQTHQNGMCEEEEEEEEEQTVVAESKTVEQPSEPEGTASEKYTEPIKVEATEFVNRQFIPETTYSSTDKDQVEEWTVEAQMVNSLQHQPPAQLAPEPPVTVNHDTPCETTDPVVRKQVVQDLMAQMQGTYNFMQDSMLEFDGQALDPAIVSAQPMKPGQTVDLQQMACASAHSDSRLPQTSTVSGPQESSQASMSLSSEPSPAPSSLPSAFPPVSKPTHSGGINVNAAPFQSMQAVFNMNAPVPPANDGQGESLKPPSQFPSGYGQGFSSQSENTVDQPDITQEALQSVVAGFQPQDQVMPSAGGHEQSSPGAGFGRPGQSFYNSRAVPRGGPRNARGMMNGYRGASNGFRGGYDSYRPPFSNAPNSGYGQTQFNTSRDYSNSTYQREGYQQGYKRGAAQGPRGCSRGRAGLLKLSQGMSQMAMQQSR is encoded by the exons ATGCCTTCAGCAATGGTTGGCAACAATGCTGTTCAGTCTGCCAGTCCAGAGTTGGGAACTGGGAATCAATCTGAGGCCATGAAGCAGATTCTAGGTGTGATGGACAAGAAGGTTCGCaacatggaaaagaaaaag TCCAAACTGGATGACTATCAGGCTAGGAAGAATAATGGAGAGAGACTGAATCAGGATCAGCTG GAGGCCTTGTCAAAGTTCCAGGAGATCATGAACAACCTAGAGTTTGCTCGAGAATTGCAGAAGAGCTTCCTGGCTTTGGGCCAAGAG GTCCAAAAGGCAGTGAAGAAGTCTGCGAGACGGGAGCAGCTGCAGCGGGAGGAGATGGAGCAACGGAGGCTGAAGACGGTTTTGGAGCTGCAGTTTTTGCTGGACCGATTGGGAGATGACAATGTCAGGCAGGACCTGAAACGGCCTGATGCCACTGGTTCCCCCTTGCTCTCTGATGCTGACCTCACAACCCTTGATGAGTTCTACAAGCTGGTGGGACCTGACAGGAACTACGATGTCAG GTTGACTGACCAGTATGAGGAGGCCTCACTACACCTGTGGGAACTGCTAGAGGGCCGGGACAAGGCTGTGGCAGGAACCACAT ACAAGGCACTGAAGGATACTCTGGACAAGGTGCTGCTGAGTGGTTACTTTGACAGAGCGCAAACGCATCAGAACGGCatgtgtgaggaggaggaggaggaagaggaggagcagactgTGGTGGCTGAATCTAAGACTGTGGAGCAACCATCAGAACCTG AAGGAACAGCTTCTGAAAAATACACAGAGCCCATTAAAGTGGAAGCCACAGAG TTTGTAAACAGACAGTTCATTCCAGAAACCACGTACAGCAGTACAGACAAAGACCAAGTGGAGGAGTGGACAGTGGAGGCCCAG ATGGTGAATTCCCTGCAGCACCAGCCCCCTGCCCAGCTGGCTCCAGAACCACCCGTCACTGTGAACCATGACACCCCCTGTGAGACCACCGACCCAGTGGTCAGAAAGCAGGTGGTGCAAGACCTCATGGCCCAGATGCAGGGGACCTACAACTTCATGCAG GACTCCATGTTGGAGTTCGATGGACAGGCCCTGGACCCGGCCATTGTGTCTGCCCAGCCCATGAAGCCTGGGCAGACTGTTGACCTACAGCAGATGGCCTGCGCTTCAG CCCACTCAGACTCCAGACTTCCCCAAACAAGTACGGTTTCTGGACCACAGGAATCCTCACAA GCCTCGATGTCTCTGTCTTCTGAGCCGTCCCCTGCCCCGTCCTCCCTGCCCTCTGCCTTCCCACCTGTCTCCAAACCCACCCACAGCGGAGGCATCAATGTCAACGCAGCACCATTCCAGTCCATGCAAGCG gtATTTAACATGAACGCCCCTGTGCCCCCAGCCAATGATGGTCAAGGAGAATCTCTGAAGCCGCCCAGTCAGTTCCCTAGTGGCTATGGACAGGGCTttagcagccaatcagagaatACCGTAGACCAGCCTGACATCACACAGGAGGCGTTACAGTCAG TTGTCGCCGGGTTCCAGCCCCAGGACCAGGTCATGCCCTCAGCAGGGGGCCATGAACAGTCGTCTCCAGGTGCTGGGTTCGGACGGCCGGGCCAGTCCTTCTACAACAGCAGGGCCGTGCCCAGGGGTGGACCGCGGAACGCCCGTGGCATGATGAACGGCTACCGGGGGGCCTCCAACGGTTTCAGAG GGGGATATGATAGCTATCGCCCTCCTTTCTCGAATGCTCCCAATAGTGGTTATGGTCAAACCCAATTTAACACGTCTCGGGACTATTCAAACAGCACCTACCAGCGG GAGGGCTATCAGCAAGGCTACAAGCGGGGAGCTGCCCAGGGACCTCGAGGTTGCTCCCGAG GCCGAGCAGGACTGTTAAAGCTCAGCCAAGGGATGAGCCAAATGGCTATGCAGCAATCCAGGTAA
- the caprin1a gene encoding caprin-1a isoform X3, translated as MPSAMVGNNAVQSASPELGTGNQSEAMKQILGVMDKKVRNMEKKKSKLDDYQARKNNGERLNQDQLEALSKFQEIMNNLEFARELQKSFLALGQEVQKAVKKSARREQLQREEMEQRRLKTVLELQFLLDRLGDDNVRQDLKRPDATGSPLLSDADLTTLDEFYKLVGPDRNYDVRLTDQYEEASLHLWELLEGRDKAVAGTTYKALKDTLDKVLLSGYFDRAQTHQNGMCEEEEEEEEEQTVVAESKTVEQPSEPEGTASEKYTEPIKVEATEFVNRQFIPETTYSSTDKDQVEEWTVEAQMVNSLQHQPPAQLAPEPPVTVNHDTPCETTDPVVRKQVVQDLMAQMQGTYNFMQDSMLEFDGQALDPAIVSAQPMKPGQTVDLQQMACASAHSDSRLPQTSTVSGPQESSQVFNMNAPVPPANDGQGESLKPPSQFPSGYGQGFSSQSENTVDQPDITQEALQSVVAGFQPQDQVMPSAGGHEQSSPGAGFGRPGQSFYNSRAVPRGGPRNARGMMNGYRGASNGFRGGYDSYRPPFSNAPNSGYGQTQFNTSRDYSNSTYQREGYQQGYKRGAAQGPRGCSRGRAGLLKLSQGMSQMAMQQSR; from the exons ATGCCTTCAGCAATGGTTGGCAACAATGCTGTTCAGTCTGCCAGTCCAGAGTTGGGAACTGGGAATCAATCTGAGGCCATGAAGCAGATTCTAGGTGTGATGGACAAGAAGGTTCGCaacatggaaaagaaaaag TCCAAACTGGATGACTATCAGGCTAGGAAGAATAATGGAGAGAGACTGAATCAGGATCAGCTG GAGGCCTTGTCAAAGTTCCAGGAGATCATGAACAACCTAGAGTTTGCTCGAGAATTGCAGAAGAGCTTCCTGGCTTTGGGCCAAGAG GTCCAAAAGGCAGTGAAGAAGTCTGCGAGACGGGAGCAGCTGCAGCGGGAGGAGATGGAGCAACGGAGGCTGAAGACGGTTTTGGAGCTGCAGTTTTTGCTGGACCGATTGGGAGATGACAATGTCAGGCAGGACCTGAAACGGCCTGATGCCACTGGTTCCCCCTTGCTCTCTGATGCTGACCTCACAACCCTTGATGAGTTCTACAAGCTGGTGGGACCTGACAGGAACTACGATGTCAG GTTGACTGACCAGTATGAGGAGGCCTCACTACACCTGTGGGAACTGCTAGAGGGCCGGGACAAGGCTGTGGCAGGAACCACAT ACAAGGCACTGAAGGATACTCTGGACAAGGTGCTGCTGAGTGGTTACTTTGACAGAGCGCAAACGCATCAGAACGGCatgtgtgaggaggaggaggaggaagaggaggagcagactgTGGTGGCTGAATCTAAGACTGTGGAGCAACCATCAGAACCTG AAGGAACAGCTTCTGAAAAATACACAGAGCCCATTAAAGTGGAAGCCACAGAG TTTGTAAACAGACAGTTCATTCCAGAAACCACGTACAGCAGTACAGACAAAGACCAAGTGGAGGAGTGGACAGTGGAGGCCCAG ATGGTGAATTCCCTGCAGCACCAGCCCCCTGCCCAGCTGGCTCCAGAACCACCCGTCACTGTGAACCATGACACCCCCTGTGAGACCACCGACCCAGTGGTCAGAAAGCAGGTGGTGCAAGACCTCATGGCCCAGATGCAGGGGACCTACAACTTCATGCAG GACTCCATGTTGGAGTTCGATGGACAGGCCCTGGACCCGGCCATTGTGTCTGCCCAGCCCATGAAGCCTGGGCAGACTGTTGACCTACAGCAGATGGCCTGCGCTTCAG CCCACTCAGACTCCAGACTTCCCCAAACAAGTACGGTTTCTGGACCACAGGAATCCTCACAA gtATTTAACATGAACGCCCCTGTGCCCCCAGCCAATGATGGTCAAGGAGAATCTCTGAAGCCGCCCAGTCAGTTCCCTAGTGGCTATGGACAGGGCTttagcagccaatcagagaatACCGTAGACCAGCCTGACATCACACAGGAGGCGTTACAGTCAG TTGTCGCCGGGTTCCAGCCCCAGGACCAGGTCATGCCCTCAGCAGGGGGCCATGAACAGTCGTCTCCAGGTGCTGGGTTCGGACGGCCGGGCCAGTCCTTCTACAACAGCAGGGCCGTGCCCAGGGGTGGACCGCGGAACGCCCGTGGCATGATGAACGGCTACCGGGGGGCCTCCAACGGTTTCAGAG GGGGATATGATAGCTATCGCCCTCCTTTCTCGAATGCTCCCAATAGTGGTTATGGTCAAACCCAATTTAACACGTCTCGGGACTATTCAAACAGCACCTACCAGCGG GAGGGCTATCAGCAAGGCTACAAGCGGGGAGCTGCCCAGGGACCTCGAGGTTGCTCCCGAG GCCGAGCAGGACTGTTAAAGCTCAGCCAAGGGATGAGCCAAATGGCTATGCAGCAATCCAGGTAA
- the caprin1a gene encoding caprin-1a isoform X2 encodes MPSAMVGNNAVQSASPELGTGNQSEAMKQILGVMDKKVRNMEKKKSKLDDYQARKNNGERLNQDQLEALSKFQEIMNNLEFARELQKSFLALGQEVQKAVKKSARREQLQREEMEQRRLKTVLELQFLLDRLGDDNVRQDLKRPDATGSPLLSDADLTTLDEFYKLVGPDRNYDVRLTDQYEEASLHLWELLEGRDKAVAGTTYKALKDTLDKVLLSGYFDRAQTHQNGMCEEEEEEEEEQTVVAESKTVEQPSEPEGTASEKYTEPIKVEATEFVNRQFIPETTYSSTDKDQVEEWTVEAQMVNSLQHQPPAQLAPEPPVTVNHDTPCETTDPVVRKQVVQDLMAQMQGTYNFMQDSMLEFDGQALDPAIVSAQPMKPGQTVDLQQMACASAHSDSRLPQTSTVSGPQESSQASMSLSSEPSPAPSSLPSAFPPVSKPTHSGGINVNAAPFQSMQAVFNMNAPVPPANDGQGESLKPPSQFPSGYGQGFSSQSENTVDQPDITQEALQSVVAGFQPQDQVMPSAGGHEQSSPGAGFGRPGQSFYNSRAVPRGGPRNARGMMNGYRGASNGFRGGYDSYRPPFSNAPNSGYGQTQFNTSRDYSNSTYQREGYQQGYKRGAAQGPRGCSRGNAQAMRS; translated from the exons ATGCCTTCAGCAATGGTTGGCAACAATGCTGTTCAGTCTGCCAGTCCAGAGTTGGGAACTGGGAATCAATCTGAGGCCATGAAGCAGATTCTAGGTGTGATGGACAAGAAGGTTCGCaacatggaaaagaaaaag TCCAAACTGGATGACTATCAGGCTAGGAAGAATAATGGAGAGAGACTGAATCAGGATCAGCTG GAGGCCTTGTCAAAGTTCCAGGAGATCATGAACAACCTAGAGTTTGCTCGAGAATTGCAGAAGAGCTTCCTGGCTTTGGGCCAAGAG GTCCAAAAGGCAGTGAAGAAGTCTGCGAGACGGGAGCAGCTGCAGCGGGAGGAGATGGAGCAACGGAGGCTGAAGACGGTTTTGGAGCTGCAGTTTTTGCTGGACCGATTGGGAGATGACAATGTCAGGCAGGACCTGAAACGGCCTGATGCCACTGGTTCCCCCTTGCTCTCTGATGCTGACCTCACAACCCTTGATGAGTTCTACAAGCTGGTGGGACCTGACAGGAACTACGATGTCAG GTTGACTGACCAGTATGAGGAGGCCTCACTACACCTGTGGGAACTGCTAGAGGGCCGGGACAAGGCTGTGGCAGGAACCACAT ACAAGGCACTGAAGGATACTCTGGACAAGGTGCTGCTGAGTGGTTACTTTGACAGAGCGCAAACGCATCAGAACGGCatgtgtgaggaggaggaggaggaagaggaggagcagactgTGGTGGCTGAATCTAAGACTGTGGAGCAACCATCAGAACCTG AAGGAACAGCTTCTGAAAAATACACAGAGCCCATTAAAGTGGAAGCCACAGAG TTTGTAAACAGACAGTTCATTCCAGAAACCACGTACAGCAGTACAGACAAAGACCAAGTGGAGGAGTGGACAGTGGAGGCCCAG ATGGTGAATTCCCTGCAGCACCAGCCCCCTGCCCAGCTGGCTCCAGAACCACCCGTCACTGTGAACCATGACACCCCCTGTGAGACCACCGACCCAGTGGTCAGAAAGCAGGTGGTGCAAGACCTCATGGCCCAGATGCAGGGGACCTACAACTTCATGCAG GACTCCATGTTGGAGTTCGATGGACAGGCCCTGGACCCGGCCATTGTGTCTGCCCAGCCCATGAAGCCTGGGCAGACTGTTGACCTACAGCAGATGGCCTGCGCTTCAG CCCACTCAGACTCCAGACTTCCCCAAACAAGTACGGTTTCTGGACCACAGGAATCCTCACAA GCCTCGATGTCTCTGTCTTCTGAGCCGTCCCCTGCCCCGTCCTCCCTGCCCTCTGCCTTCCCACCTGTCTCCAAACCCACCCACAGCGGAGGCATCAATGTCAACGCAGCACCATTCCAGTCCATGCAAGCG gtATTTAACATGAACGCCCCTGTGCCCCCAGCCAATGATGGTCAAGGAGAATCTCTGAAGCCGCCCAGTCAGTTCCCTAGTGGCTATGGACAGGGCTttagcagccaatcagagaatACCGTAGACCAGCCTGACATCACACAGGAGGCGTTACAGTCAG TTGTCGCCGGGTTCCAGCCCCAGGACCAGGTCATGCCCTCAGCAGGGGGCCATGAACAGTCGTCTCCAGGTGCTGGGTTCGGACGGCCGGGCCAGTCCTTCTACAACAGCAGGGCCGTGCCCAGGGGTGGACCGCGGAACGCCCGTGGCATGATGAACGGCTACCGGGGGGCCTCCAACGGTTTCAGAG GGGGATATGATAGCTATCGCCCTCCTTTCTCGAATGCTCCCAATAGTGGTTATGGTCAAACCCAATTTAACACGTCTCGGGACTATTCAAACAGCACCTACCAGCGG GAGGGCTATCAGCAAGGCTACAAGCGGGGAGCTGCCCAGGGACCTCGAGGTTGCTCCCGAGGTAATGCTCAAGCAATGCGATCCTAA